One stretch of Streptomyces sp. R21 DNA includes these proteins:
- a CDS encoding LVIVD repeat-containing protein, translated as MTLLNESRTRRRRLGVAAAAAGLLAALLTAGPAAATPDPGDTPATQEAVSRSTAADAAAAVASGEIPGQDEIVHSDNIEHLANVPKEAFTGLNSDLAFQGRYAFAGNYDGFRIFDISDPEAPKTVAQVLCPGSQNDISVSGNLLFLSTDSSRSDSSCNSTTQPATEKSSWEGMKVFDISDKANPKYVAAVETACGSHTHSLVPERGNVFIYVSSYSPSATFPDCQPPHDGISVIKVPRKAPEKAAVVNFPVLFPGEGPDGGGNPGAPTNPGVSKTTGCHDITVLPSKDLAAGACMGDGILFSIKDPEHPKVIDQVEDNVNFAFWHSATFNQKANKVVFTDELGGGSGATCNEATGPTRGADGIYDIVGKGDDRRLVFKSYYKIPRLQADTENCVAHNGSLIPVKGKDLMVQAWYQGGVSVWDFTDSAKPKEIAYFERGPLTTDKITVGGSWSAYYYNGYIYSNDIAKGFDVLKLSDRRTDPARRVHLSELNVQTQPDYFD; from the coding sequence GTGACCCTGTTGAACGAATCCCGAACGCGGCGCAGACGCCTCGGAGTTGCCGCCGCGGCGGCCGGACTCCTGGCCGCGCTGCTCACGGCCGGTCCGGCGGCCGCGACCCCCGACCCCGGGGACACCCCGGCCACGCAGGAAGCCGTATCCAGGAGCACGGCCGCCGACGCCGCCGCGGCGGTGGCGAGCGGCGAGATACCCGGCCAGGACGAGATCGTCCACTCCGACAACATCGAGCACCTCGCCAACGTCCCCAAGGAGGCCTTCACCGGCCTCAATTCGGACCTCGCCTTCCAGGGCAGGTACGCGTTCGCCGGCAACTACGACGGCTTCCGCATCTTCGACATCAGCGACCCCGAAGCTCCGAAGACGGTCGCGCAGGTGCTCTGCCCCGGCTCGCAGAACGACATCTCCGTCTCCGGGAACCTGCTCTTCCTGTCCACCGACTCCTCGCGCAGCGACAGTTCCTGCAACAGCACCACGCAGCCCGCGACCGAGAAGTCCTCGTGGGAGGGCATGAAGGTCTTCGACATCAGCGACAAGGCGAACCCGAAGTACGTCGCTGCCGTCGAGACCGCGTGCGGCTCCCACACCCACTCGCTGGTGCCCGAGCGCGGAAACGTCTTCATCTACGTCTCCTCGTACTCGCCGAGCGCCACCTTCCCCGACTGCCAGCCGCCGCACGACGGCATCTCCGTCATCAAGGTGCCCCGAAAGGCCCCCGAAAAGGCGGCAGTCGTGAACTTCCCGGTGCTCTTTCCCGGCGAGGGGCCCGACGGCGGCGGAAACCCCGGCGCGCCCACCAACCCGGGCGTCTCCAAGACCACCGGCTGCCACGACATCACGGTGCTGCCGTCCAAGGACCTCGCCGCGGGCGCCTGCATGGGCGACGGCATCCTCTTCTCGATCAAGGACCCGGAGCACCCCAAGGTCATCGACCAGGTCGAGGACAACGTGAATTTCGCGTTCTGGCACTCGGCGACCTTCAACCAGAAGGCCAACAAGGTCGTGTTCACCGATGAGTTGGGCGGCGGCAGCGGGGCGACCTGCAACGAGGCCACCGGTCCGACGCGTGGCGCGGACGGCATCTACGACATCGTCGGCAAGGGCGACGACCGCAGGCTCGTCTTCAAGAGCTACTACAAGATCCCCCGCCTCCAGGCCGACACCGAGAACTGCGTGGCCCACAACGGCTCGCTGATCCCGGTCAAGGGCAAGGACCTCATGGTCCAGGCCTGGTACCAGGGCGGCGTCTCCGTCTGGGACTTCACCGACTCAGCGAAGCCGAAGGAGATCGCGTACTTCGAGCGCGGCCCGCTCACCACCGACAAGATCACGGTCGGCGGTTCCTGGTCGGCGTACTACTACAACGGCTACATCTACTCCAACGACATCGCCAAGGGCTTCGACGTGCTGAAGCTCAGCGACCGGCGCACGGACCCGGCACGGCGCGTCCACCTGAGCGAGCTCAACGTCCAGACGCAGCCCGACTACTTCGACTGA
- a CDS encoding TetR/AcrR family transcriptional regulator, translating to MSPRSPSVNEELRRRSRERLLQAAVELVSERGYEATTLGDIADRAGSARGLVSYYFPGKRQLVQSAVHRLMHRTLEEALEREPRTADGQERMARAIDAILGLARDRPVLMRQHMAGLMQAEGFVQCPEQKRLAELLGETVARHGPTDAAADYPMLRALLMGAVYAALVPGVPMPIPTLRAELFERYRLDWELGVPPDTEVPGGTHDTDLSRFFATESRTADPAADPAAEAGESAGQST from the coding sequence ATGTCCCCGCGAAGCCCCTCGGTCAATGAAGAGTTGCGGCGGCGTTCCCGGGAGCGGCTTCTGCAGGCAGCGGTGGAGCTGGTGAGCGAGCGTGGCTACGAGGCGACGACGCTCGGGGACATCGCGGACCGGGCGGGCTCGGCGCGTGGACTGGTGTCGTACTACTTCCCCGGCAAACGCCAGCTGGTGCAGTCGGCCGTGCACCGGTTGATGCACCGCACACTGGAGGAGGCGCTGGAGCGCGAACCGCGCACCGCGGACGGCCAGGAGCGGATGGCGCGGGCCATCGACGCGATCCTGGGCCTGGCCCGGGACCGGCCGGTCCTGATGCGCCAGCACATGGCCGGGCTGATGCAGGCCGAGGGATTCGTGCAGTGCCCGGAGCAGAAGCGGCTCGCGGAGCTGCTGGGCGAGACGGTCGCCCGCCACGGCCCGACGGACGCCGCCGCCGACTACCCGATGCTGCGCGCGCTGCTCATGGGCGCGGTGTACGCGGCCCTCGTGCCGGGTGTGCCGATGCCGATCCCCACGCTGCGGGCCGAGCTGTTCGAGCGGTACCGGCTGGACTGGGAGCTGGGTGTCCCGCCGGACACCGAGGTGCCCGGCGGGACGCACGACACGGATCTGTCGCGGTTCTTCGCGACGGAGAGCCGCACCGCGGATCCGGCCGCCGATCCGGCCGCGGAGGCCGGCGAGAGTGCCGGTCAGTCGACGTAG
- a CDS encoding NAD(P)-dependent oxidoreductase yields MRIVVFGAGGPTGRQLVEQALDAGHEVTAVTRRPQLFPARAGLSVADEDATDAEAVERVIAGNDAVVSALGVPPGRKPVTLYSTAAAHIVAAMERQGVKRLIVVSSSVLDPGWRPSGAFFFNHVLDPYVNRVIARTAHEDMRRMEALIRASGLDWTIARPSGLFDHPRPTHAVVTEDSADGVFTARADLAASMLRELSEGRYVGRAMGVVTDEVKPSIPRLIWNEAVKKK; encoded by the coding sequence ATGCGCATCGTCGTCTTCGGAGCGGGCGGCCCCACCGGGCGTCAGCTGGTGGAGCAGGCCCTGGACGCCGGGCACGAGGTCACCGCGGTGACCCGCCGCCCGCAGCTGTTCCCGGCACGGGCCGGACTGAGCGTCGCCGACGAGGACGCCACGGACGCGGAGGCGGTCGAGCGGGTGATCGCGGGCAATGACGCGGTCGTCTCGGCGCTGGGCGTCCCGCCGGGCCGTAAGCCGGTGACCCTCTATTCCACGGCCGCCGCGCACATCGTCGCGGCGATGGAGCGGCAGGGCGTGAAACGGCTGATCGTGGTCAGTTCCAGCGTCCTGGATCCCGGCTGGCGCCCCAGTGGCGCGTTCTTCTTCAACCACGTACTGGACCCGTACGTGAACCGGGTGATCGCCCGTACGGCGCACGAGGACATGCGCCGGATGGAGGCGCTGATCCGCGCAAGCGGTCTCGACTGGACGATCGCCCGCCCCTCGGGCCTCTTCGACCATCCGCGGCCGACGCACGCCGTGGTGACGGAGGACAGTGCGGACGGTGTCTTCACGGCGCGGGCCGACCTCGCAGCGAGCATGCTCCGGGAGCTGTCCGAGGGCCGCTATGTCGGCCGGGCGATGGGAGTGGTCACCGACGAGGTCAAGCCGAGCATCCCGCGGCTGATCTGGAACGAGGCCGTGAAAAAGAAGTAG
- a CDS encoding TetR family transcriptional regulator yields MNKNRGRPRGNPPTRARLAEVARDLFLEHGYQGTTLRAVAAAADVDSALISYHFGSKQGLFGEAMNLQCGQSLAIVNALRGDQAGLADRILVAVTSLWEGDAARAENATGAEIATTAQEAGAAENAAGAGPMSVFDRTSMQDPEVMRVFREFLEREVLGKIADFLGGPDATERATAAVTVIGGLIFTRYLSPLGPAAALGAADVRRILEPSLRAALSPRPARRRTVRAPEPARAR; encoded by the coding sequence ATGAATAAAAACCGTGGCCGTCCGCGCGGCAATCCGCCCACCAGGGCCCGCCTCGCCGAAGTGGCCCGTGACCTGTTCCTGGAGCACGGCTACCAGGGCACGACGCTGCGGGCGGTGGCCGCCGCGGCCGACGTCGACTCGGCGCTCATCAGCTACCACTTCGGCTCCAAACAGGGTCTGTTCGGCGAAGCGATGAATTTGCAGTGCGGCCAGTCGCTGGCCATCGTCAACGCGCTGCGCGGCGATCAGGCGGGGCTGGCCGACCGGATCCTGGTCGCGGTCACTTCCCTGTGGGAGGGCGACGCCGCGAGGGCGGAGAATGCCACGGGGGCAGAGATCGCCACTACGGCGCAGGAGGCGGGCGCGGCGGAGAACGCCGCCGGCGCCGGGCCGATGTCCGTGTTCGACCGGACCTCGATGCAGGACCCGGAGGTCATGCGGGTCTTCCGGGAGTTCCTGGAACGCGAGGTGCTCGGGAAGATCGCCGATTTCCTCGGCGGCCCGGACGCGACGGAACGCGCCACCGCCGCCGTGACGGTGATCGGCGGCCTGATCTTCACCCGGTACCTCAGCCCCCTGGGTCCGGCGGCGGCGCTCGGCGCGGCGGACGTCCGCAGAATCCTCGAACCGTCGCTGCGGGCCGCCCTGAGCCCTCGCCCCGCCCGCCGCCGTACGGTCCGCGCCCCCGAGCCCGCGCGCGCCCGCTGA
- a CDS encoding DUF2630 family protein: MDQEQILARITSMVDDERMLRDALASGQIDSTTEHERLGELERELDQCWDLLRRRRAKTEFGENPDEAQAQPISQVEGYLD, encoded by the coding sequence ATGGACCAAGAACAGATCCTGGCCAGGATCACGTCGATGGTGGACGACGAGCGAATGCTCCGCGACGCCCTCGCATCCGGACAGATCGACAGCACGACGGAACACGAACGGCTCGGCGAGCTGGAACGCGAACTCGACCAGTGCTGGGACCTGCTGCGCCGGCGCCGCGCGAAGACCGAGTTCGGCGAGAACCCGGACGAGGCGCAGGCACAGCCCATCTCGCAGGTCGAGGGCTATCTGGACTGA
- a CDS encoding (4Fe-4S)-binding protein has protein sequence MGTERGRPYPGQGITVSFEGARCLHAAECVHGLPEVFDTERRPWITPDAAAADRVAEVIRRCPSGALQYELADGPPELPDRPTTVERTADGRLVLRGDLRIRVPDGGADQQETRATLCGCGLSGRQPFCDHSGVCGRG, from the coding sequence ATGGGTACGGAACGCGGAAGGCCCTATCCGGGCCAGGGCATCACCGTCAGCTTCGAGGGCGCGCGCTGTCTGCACGCCGCCGAGTGCGTCCACGGCCTGCCCGAGGTGTTCGACACCGAACGCCGGCCCTGGATCACCCCGGACGCGGCTGCCGCCGACCGGGTGGCCGAGGTGATCCGGCGCTGCCCCTCCGGCGCGCTGCAGTACGAACTCGCCGATGGACCCCCGGAGTTGCCGGACCGGCCCACCACCGTCGAGCGGACCGCGGACGGCCGCCTGGTGCTGCGCGGCGACCTGCGGATCCGGGTGCCCGACGGCGGCGCCGACCAGCAGGAGACCCGGGCGACGCTGTGCGGGTGCGGGCTGAGCGGGCGGCAGCCGTTCTGCGACCACTCCGGGGTCTGCGGGCGGGGATGA
- a CDS encoding HAD family hydrolase: protein MKSVLFDFSGTLFRIESVESWLRAALSEADLPLSEPELIRAAQGLESVGALPGGLPPSVPVPADLAEVWATRDRSAELHRAAYTGVARQVPLPDPGLYDALYDRHMLPAAWQPYLDAADVLGTLRDRGVAIGVVSNIGWDLRPVFRHHGLDPYVDTYVLSYEHGIQKPDPRLFATACHTLGVAPEDTLMVGDDRRADGGAAALGCAVHFVDHLPVAERPEGLRPVLDLVG from the coding sequence ATCAAAAGCGTGCTCTTCGACTTCTCCGGAACCCTCTTCCGCATCGAGTCCGTGGAGTCCTGGCTCCGCGCCGCGCTGTCCGAGGCCGATCTTCCGCTGTCCGAGCCGGAGTTGATCCGTGCCGCGCAGGGGCTGGAGTCGGTGGGTGCGCTGCCGGGCGGCCTGCCTCCGTCGGTTCCGGTGCCCGCCGACCTCGCCGAGGTCTGGGCGACCCGGGACCGCAGTGCCGAGCTGCACCGGGCCGCGTACACGGGGGTCGCCCGCCAGGTGCCGCTGCCCGACCCCGGGCTGTACGACGCGCTGTACGACCGCCACATGCTCCCGGCGGCCTGGCAGCCCTACCTCGACGCGGCCGACGTCCTCGGCACACTGCGCGACCGTGGGGTCGCGATCGGCGTCGTCAGCAACATCGGCTGGGACCTGCGGCCGGTCTTCCGGCACCACGGGCTCGACCCGTATGTGGACACGTACGTCCTGTCGTACGAGCACGGCATCCAGAAGCCGGACCCGCGGCTGTTCGCGACCGCCTGCCACACGCTGGGCGTCGCACCCGAGGACACGCTGATGGTCGGGGACGACCGCCGCGCGGACGGGGGTGCGGCGGCGCTGGGCTGCGCGGTGCACTTCGTGGACCACCTGCCGGTGGCGGAGCGTCCGGAGGGACTCCGGCCCGTCCTCGACCTGGTCGGCTGA
- a CDS encoding phosphatase PAP2 family protein — protein sequence MHSPPVDSPSRTPGSRAAMLTAVVLAVLSVLLLLLVALSWRPLLSLDSDIARTTHRWAVDHPGPTRVCRILSDWVWDPWTMRAVCAATMVWLVWSHAAWVPALWLGATCALGTLVQQTMKAAVGRQRPVWPDPVDSAHFTAFPSGHALTATVVCGLLLWLLRLYGAGRVLWRTALVLAAVSVVGVGLTRVWLGVHWPSDVLGGWLLGALMVALAVAAYQRWPGTKRP from the coding sequence ATGCACTCCCCGCCCGTCGACTCCCCCTCCCGCACACCGGGCTCCCGGGCCGCAATGCTCACGGCAGTGGTCCTCGCCGTGCTGTCGGTGCTCCTCCTGCTCCTGGTCGCACTCTCGTGGCGGCCCCTGCTCTCCCTCGACAGCGACATCGCCCGCACCACCCACCGCTGGGCGGTCGACCATCCCGGCCCGACCCGTGTGTGCCGCATCCTGAGCGACTGGGTGTGGGACCCGTGGACCATGCGTGCTGTGTGCGCGGCAACCATGGTCTGGCTGGTGTGGAGCCATGCGGCATGGGTGCCGGCCCTGTGGCTGGGAGCCACATGTGCGCTGGGCACACTGGTGCAGCAGACGATGAAGGCCGCAGTCGGCCGCCAACGCCCCGTCTGGCCCGACCCCGTGGACTCCGCCCACTTCACCGCCTTCCCCTCGGGGCACGCCCTGACGGCCACGGTGGTCTGCGGGCTCCTGCTCTGGCTCCTACGGCTCTACGGCGCCGGGCGCGTCCTGTGGCGTACGGCGCTGGTCCTGGCCGCGGTGTCCGTCGTGGGCGTCGGCCTCACCCGGGTCTGGCTGGGCGTCCACTGGCCCTCGGACGTGCTGGGAGGATGGCTGCTGGGGGCGCTGATGGTCGCACTGGCGGTGGCCGCGTATCAGCGGTGGCCCGGCACGAAACGTCCTTGA
- a CDS encoding M56 family metallopeptidase produces the protein MMVPAALLLLGALTAVVAPRLLARTEWPDREPVVALWVWQCVVAAVLLCCVLSMTLSAAEAWGAVRGRVFAQAPRAVIQAYVHSTGSPWAATTAVALACGGAWTAAMLVREVVRARSRRRQSRAELLVRAPLLPGEEPRSDRLVVLEGERPDAWWLPGAAPQLVITTAALRRLKGRQLDAVLAHEQGHAQARHDWLLHCSAALANGFPQVPVFAAFRFEMHRLVELAADDMASRRFGRLTIALALVELNEDRGVFGPCPTPQAHVPQRVHRLLTPPDRLTAARRLRLTAAAALVPVVPVLVAFVPGLRALG, from the coding sequence ATGATGGTCCCCGCGGCACTGCTGCTGCTCGGCGCCCTGACCGCCGTCGTCGCCCCGCGGCTGCTCGCGCGGACCGAGTGGCCGGACCGCGAACCGGTGGTCGCCCTGTGGGTGTGGCAGTGCGTGGTGGCCGCCGTTCTGCTCTGCTGCGTCCTGTCGATGACGCTGAGCGCCGCCGAGGCCTGGGGGGCCGTCCGGGGGCGCGTGTTCGCCCAGGCACCGCGCGCGGTGATACAGGCCTATGTGCACAGCACCGGCAGCCCGTGGGCCGCGACGACCGCCGTGGCACTCGCCTGCGGAGGAGCCTGGACCGCGGCGATGCTGGTTCGTGAAGTCGTACGGGCCCGGTCGCGCCGTCGGCAAAGCCGGGCCGAACTCCTCGTCCGCGCCCCGCTGTTGCCCGGCGAGGAACCGCGCAGCGACCGGCTCGTCGTCCTGGAGGGAGAGCGCCCCGACGCCTGGTGGCTGCCGGGGGCGGCGCCGCAACTCGTCATCACCACGGCCGCGTTGCGCCGTCTCAAGGGGCGTCAGCTGGATGCCGTACTGGCGCACGAGCAGGGACACGCGCAGGCCCGGCACGACTGGCTGCTGCACTGCTCGGCCGCGCTGGCCAACGGTTTTCCGCAGGTGCCGGTGTTCGCCGCGTTCCGCTTCGAGATGCACCGCCTGGTCGAACTCGCCGCCGACGACATGGCCTCCCGCCGCTTCGGCCGGCTCACGATCGCCCTCGCCCTCGTCGAACTCAACGAGGACCGCGGGGTGTTCGGCCCCTGCCCCACCCCCCAGGCACACGTCCCGCAGCGCGTCCACCGCCTGCTCACGCCGCCGGACCGGCTCACGGCCGCGCGCCGGCTGCGCCTGACGGCCGCGGCGGCGCTGGTGCCGGTCGTTCCGGTGCTGGTGGCGTTCGTGCCGGGGTTGCGGGCGCTGGGCTGA
- a CDS encoding DUF5134 domain-containing protein, with product MHGPVSPGWLLVVLCAATGAYCLLRMRSAVEEQRRTAGGEALMGFGMAAMAVPAAVAAPPRWAWLGYAAVFGAAALRSLWAARTDRHHLHHLVGSFAMVYMAGVMVASPGHHGHGGSGTPLMTGVLLLYFAGYVLRSGARLLPVAAVGMPLGEGVRALGTGTRTVGWGDRPELARACRLSMGIAMLAMLVTL from the coding sequence GTGCACGGACCGGTTTCGCCCGGCTGGCTGCTCGTCGTGCTGTGCGCGGCGACCGGGGCCTACTGCCTGCTGCGGATGCGCAGCGCCGTCGAGGAACAGCGCCGCACCGCGGGCGGCGAGGCGCTCATGGGCTTCGGCATGGCCGCGATGGCCGTGCCCGCGGCGGTGGCGGCGCCACCGCGCTGGGCCTGGCTCGGCTACGCGGCCGTGTTCGGCGCGGCCGCGCTGCGCTCCCTGTGGGCGGCCCGCACCGACCGACACCATCTGCACCACCTCGTGGGCTCCTTCGCCATGGTCTACATGGCGGGCGTGATGGTCGCCTCCCCCGGGCACCACGGCCACGGCGGCTCCGGCACACCGCTGATGACCGGTGTCCTCCTGCTCTACTTCGCGGGCTACGTACTGCGGTCCGGGGCCCGGCTGCTGCCCGTCGCGGCCGTGGGCATGCCGTTGGGCGAAGGTGTCCGCGCCCTCGGCACAGGAACCCGCACCGTCGGCTGGGGCGATCGCCCGGAGCTGGCGCGGGCCTGCCGGCTGTCGATGGGGATCGCGATGCTCGCCATGCTGGTCACCCTCTGA
- a CDS encoding FUSC family protein, with product MSSATSRTPSVRRLPLAGVLRVGRPADIWFKPALSVVASTAPPNLTLLALGRLDLAMYTMAGSLCALYAHNRPYAARARTLALVVLGMLGGLGAALVAASLTTDTVVLVTVGALLAAVQKALCDAARIGPPGHVVLTFISSAALFAPQTLDQIPGHLALGAAAGTWAWIVGMAPGLVRPHGPERRATAHALNAAAAYVETRGKGEAAARTRAAAAAAVHAAWQSLLSTGARTAPRRALERLVVRAEVALAAPADTRPERLRAWARELCGTGPVPHADDLESAADELLGVETALDTPARPLLSRLGPLGPIALRTALGCALAGYVSLALGVGRPYWALVTAASLYQANVTLTWSRGVQRVVGNLVGVLVFAAIAPIAHLGQAALVLCCLAFNFGAEALIGRNYWLGSICVTPMALLITEFAQAQQPGALMTDRVVDTLVGALVGFAAAVAVTNRRAGDRIEHALVAVERARERAARLLAAERPDPVALESARRGLAAAVVGLRADADAAAGEWWQRALPEERVMLAEQAGHRTLAATVRRQGLHSLEGAQA from the coding sequence ATGAGTAGTGCGACCTCCAGAACCCCGTCGGTCCGACGGCTTCCGCTCGCCGGTGTGCTCCGCGTCGGCAGACCCGCCGACATCTGGTTCAAGCCCGCACTGAGCGTGGTCGCCTCGACCGCCCCGCCGAACCTGACACTCCTCGCGCTCGGCCGCCTGGACCTGGCGATGTACACCATGGCGGGCTCGCTCTGCGCGCTCTACGCACACAACCGTCCGTACGCCGCCCGGGCCCGCACCCTCGCCCTGGTGGTGCTCGGCATGCTCGGCGGCCTCGGTGCCGCACTGGTCGCCGCCTCGCTCACGACCGACACCGTCGTGCTCGTCACCGTCGGTGCCCTGCTGGCCGCCGTGCAGAAGGCGCTGTGCGACGCCGCCCGCATCGGCCCGCCCGGCCATGTCGTCCTCACCTTCATCAGCTCCGCCGCCCTGTTCGCACCGCAGACGCTCGACCAGATCCCCGGCCATCTCGCGCTCGGCGCGGCGGCGGGCACCTGGGCCTGGATCGTCGGTATGGCCCCCGGCCTCGTCCGTCCACACGGACCGGAGCGCCGCGCCACCGCCCACGCGCTGAACGCCGCGGCGGCCTACGTCGAGACGCGGGGGAAGGGCGAGGCGGCCGCCCGCACCCGCGCAGCCGCGGCCGCCGCCGTCCACGCCGCGTGGCAGTCGCTGCTGTCCACCGGCGCCCGCACGGCACCCCGGCGCGCCCTCGAACGGCTCGTCGTGCGCGCCGAGGTCGCCCTCGCCGCGCCCGCCGACACCCGGCCCGAACGGCTGCGCGCCTGGGCCCGCGAGCTGTGCGGCACCGGGCCCGTCCCGCACGCGGACGACCTGGAGAGCGCCGCCGACGAACTGCTCGGCGTGGAGACCGCGCTCGACACCCCCGCGCGTCCGCTGCTGAGCCGACTCGGCCCGCTGGGCCCCATCGCCCTGCGCACCGCGCTCGGCTGCGCCCTCGCCGGATACGTCTCGCTCGCGCTCGGCGTCGGCCGCCCCTACTGGGCGCTGGTCACCGCCGCCTCCCTCTACCAGGCCAACGTCACCCTCACCTGGAGCCGCGGGGTGCAGCGCGTCGTCGGCAACCTCGTGGGCGTACTCGTCTTCGCCGCGATCGCCCCGATCGCCCACCTGGGTCAGGCGGCCCTCGTGCTGTGCTGCCTCGCCTTCAACTTCGGCGCCGAGGCGCTGATCGGCCGCAACTACTGGCTCGGCAGCATCTGCGTGACCCCCATGGCTCTGCTCATCACCGAGTTCGCGCAGGCCCAGCAGCCGGGCGCGCTGATGACCGACCGCGTCGTGGACACCCTCGTGGGCGCGCTGGTCGGCTTCGCCGCGGCCGTCGCCGTCACCAACCGCCGCGCCGGTGACCGCATCGAGCATGCCCTCGTCGCGGTGGAACGGGCCCGCGAGCGCGCCGCCCGGCTGCTCGCCGCCGAGCGCCCCGACCCCGTTGCGCTGGAGTCCGCCCGGCGCGGTCTGGCCGCCGCGGTGGTCGGCCTGCGCGCCGACGCCGATGCCGCGGCCGGCGAATGGTGGCAACGCGCCCTGCCCGAGGAGCGAGTGATGCTGGCCGAGCAGGCCGGACACCGTACGCTCGCGGCGACGGTACGACGGCAGGGACTGCACTCCTTGGAGGGCGCACAGGCATGA
- a CDS encoding MarR family winged helix-turn-helix transcriptional regulator, whose protein sequence is MAAVVRQWQTVHPGIDTGPMEIIGRINRSAALLQQAEDAPLRRAGLTRPEFDVLGTLRRTGHELTPSEIARETFSSGAAVTKRLKQLTERGLVERRGDTRDRRVAHVRLTDAGRDLVDGILPDQLAYETAVLSGVAPDRQRELAALLGELLGQLEGRLGTPRV, encoded by the coding sequence GTGGCCGCGGTGGTGCGCCAGTGGCAGACGGTCCATCCCGGGATCGACACCGGGCCCATGGAGATCATCGGCCGCATCAACCGCAGTGCCGCACTTCTCCAGCAGGCCGAGGACGCCCCGCTGCGCCGTGCCGGGCTGACCCGCCCCGAGTTCGACGTCCTCGGCACGCTGCGGCGCACCGGCCACGAGTTGACCCCCAGTGAGATCGCACGCGAGACGTTCTCCTCCGGTGCCGCCGTCACCAAGCGCCTCAAGCAGCTCACCGAACGCGGACTGGTCGAGCGCCGTGGCGACACCCGGGACCGACGGGTCGCCCATGTCCGGCTGACCGACGCGGGCCGCGACCTCGTCGACGGCATCCTCCCCGACCAACTCGCCTACGAGACCGCCGTGCTGTCCGGTGTAGCCCCCGACCGGCAGCGCGAACTCGCCGCGCTGCTCGGGGAGTTGCTCGGCCAGCTGGAGGGCCGTTTGGGAACGCCGCGCGTCTGA